Sequence from the Rhizobium etli 8C-3 genome:
GACCGCGGACTCACAAGGTCGCTTTTTCAACGCGGAAATTAAAGGTCATTATCCCGAGGCCAAGCTCTAGCGCGCCGCATTGAAATGGCCCTGAAATTCTCCAAGCGATGTCGGATTTGCTCAGATAAATTGCAAGAACGGTATGTCTGCAACCGGCCCCAAATCAGCCACCTTAAGCAGGCCAACCACTTGGCTTGCCGAGCAATTCAGTTTCAAATGAAATCCGGAATAACTGGGTCGTCGGTTCCAATCACTTCAAGGCGACCGCTGAAGAAACAGGGTCTCCTGTTCGATTCTCATCAAAGAAACATTCTTTGAATGTCTCGCAGCCAATTCTTTATTGCGGCAGATAAGCCTCTCCACCCTGAGCAATTATCTCCTCTTCGCTGAGGGATTTATGCCAGTGCGAGTAAAGGACGAATCGGTCTCTCGGAAGACTTAGCTCCTTCTTCAGATACTGGTACAGGGCGCTGAATGCTTTGTGCTCGCATCCGCCCCAGAAAAATGAACGCTCGAGATTTTCCGGCCATCGCACCGACGTTATGGCGTCCATCAGCAACGTCGTCGTGCCCGATACGGCTCCAGCGCGATGAAGCCAATGAATCGTGACGCCCGAAGGATAACGAAGCGGCAATTCGTCGGCTTTCGAGTCGATCTCGATGAACGCATGGCCGGCAACGTTTGTGGGCAAGTTTTCAAGAATCCTGGCGATACCAGGCAATGCCGTCTCGTCACCGGCCAGGACGTAGAATTCCGCATGTTTCGGACCATTGGCAGCAGGACCGAGAATACCGACAAGATCGCCCGGTCGCGCATCCATGGCCCATCGCGTCGCGGGGCCGGGGTTGGCGTGAAGGGCAAAGTCGATTGCGATTTCCTGCCTTGCTGTATCAATGCGCCGAATCGTGTAGACGCGCGTCGGAACAGCGGCATTATCCGGCCAGACAACATGGCCGCGATGGTCGAGCATGGGCCATAGCGGCTCGGCTATGCCGCGCGGCTGAAAGATGAGCCGACAGTGAAGCTGGTCGTCCCGATCGTACCGTTCCAAGTTCTCCCCTCGAAAGGTTATCCGGCGGAAACGAGGAGCAATGTCTTCGATGGATCTCACATAGAGGATCCGCAGGTCATCAGGAAGAGCCGGCTCCGCACGGTCGCCCTCCCAGTGGATTTCCAGCTTTTCGCGAGCAGCGATGAAGCCGATCGGCCCGACGAGGGCGTGCTTCAAGCGATTGAGCCCCCCAGAATCAGAGGCTTCAACCGTCAGCCTAAAGCC
This genomic interval carries:
- a CDS encoding siderophore-interacting protein, with product MSSTVCSPYRARAVVRFPKINEYIDPIVDSIATHDMAVEETDGVHYIHSPFGDATFEATGDGFRLTVEASDSGGLNRLKHALVGPIGFIAAREKLEIHWEGDRAEPALPDDLRILYVRSIEDIAPRFRRITFRGENLERYDRDDQLHCRLIFQPRGIAEPLWPMLDHRGHVVWPDNAAVPTRVYTIRRIDTARQEIAIDFALHANPGPATRWAMDARPGDLVGILGPAANGPKHAEFYVLAGDETALPGIARILENLPTNVAGHAFIEIDSKADELPLRYPSGVTIHWLHRAGAVSGTTTLLMDAITSVRWPENLERSFFWGGCEHKAFSALYQYLKKELSLPRDRFVLYSHWHKSLSEEEIIAQGGEAYLPQ